Proteins from one Elgaria multicarinata webbii isolate HBS135686 ecotype San Diego chromosome 3, rElgMul1.1.pri, whole genome shotgun sequence genomic window:
- the LOC134396584 gene encoding P2Y purinoceptor 11-like has product MSAAGLGDITQSCRDDLDSFFQEQIWPIMLLQFILAIVGNGFAIYRFLAYEQKWNTNIVYSFNLAVSDLLYAFSLFPMVLYYFPPKDWTYGRILCTLARFFFFCNLYGSTFFIACISLNRCVAVVHPIFAHGHMKLGHAKLLSGAVWLLVGAISAPVLSFSTLNHVSKNTTNVTQCLGSASSEQLPKYWPYSLFLLAFGFGLPFVLTSVSCGAIIYTIQHNHHIATMKKRKVKAPVSVVVVLPFHILQNLSLSHRLSKRKDCEVLLHTAFQVAKILVHFHICVHPLVYAVQANSMQKYFGRCFQWWKDVQEEENVELRLWNRAPPQGLQE; this is encoded by the coding sequence ATGAGTGCAGCAGGGCTTGGGGACATAACCCAAAGCTGCAGAGATGACTTGGACAGCTTCTTCCAAGAACAAATATGGCCCATTATGTTACTGCAATTCATTTTGGCCATCGTTGGGAATGGCTTTGCGATCTACCGCTTCTTGGCTTATGAGCAGAAGTGGAACACAAACATTGTCTACTCCTTCAACCTAGCTGTCAGTGACCTGCTCTACGCCTTCTCTCTGTTCCCCATGGTACTTTATTACTTCCCACCCAAGGACTGGACGTATGGCCGGATTCTCTGCACACTGGcccgtttctttttcttctgcaacCTTTACGGCAGCACTTTTTTCATTGCTTGCATCAGCCTGAACCGCTGTGTGGCCGTTGTCCACCCCATCTTTGCCCATGGTCACATGAAACTCGGCCATGCCAAGCTCCTTAGTGGGGCAGTGTGGTTGCTGGTCGGGGCCATCTCCGCACCTGTACTTAGTTTTTCCACCCTGAATCACGTCTCTAAAAACACCACCAACGTAACACAGTGCCTCGGAAGTGCCTCCAGTGAGCAGCTGCCCAAATACTGGCCTTATAGCTTGTTCCTCTTGGCCTTTGGGTTTGGGCTGCCCTTCGTCCTTACCAGCGTCTCCTGTGGAGCCATCATTTACACAATCCAGCACAATCACCACATCGCGACGATGAAAAAGCGCAAAGTGAAAGCACCGGTTTCTGTGGTGGTGGTCCTGCCCTTCCATATCCTACAAAATCTGAGCCTCAGCCACCGCCTGAGCAAGAGAAAGGACTGCGAAGTGCTTCTACACACAGCCTTCCAGGTAGCCAAGATTTTGGTCCACTTTCACATCTGCGTCCACCCATTGGTCTACGCTGTCCAGGCCAACAGCATGCAAAAATATTTCGGCAGATGTTTTCAATGGTGGAAAGATGTACAAGAGGAAGAGAATGTGGAACTGAGGCTATGGAACCGGGCCCCTCCTCAGGGCCTCCAGGAATAA
- the LOC134393953 gene encoding P2Y purinoceptor 11-like, protein MVHTGGAEDCKDSLDDFQEKIWHLLILQSILAIAGNGFAIYRFVVRERPWHTGIVYSFNLAVSDLLYAFSLLPLAFYYQPPKDWKYGSVFCVLDRFVFFCNLYGSTFFVACISLNRYVAVVHPFFAHGRIEPRHAKLLSGAVWLLVVVISAPVLSFSKLEKSKNNTVTYCLGSASKPELPSYLPYSWFLAAFGCGLPFILTTFSCVAITCTVVRNCNITAEEKSKVKTLVSVVVVLYALFYLPFHVLRNLNLYSRNHGRCDELLYNFYQVTKILVNFHICIHPLVYASLTNCMQEYFGRYFPRCKGVREKSVEWKMYTQPSSLCLQDQS, encoded by the coding sequence ATGGTTCATACTGGGGGAGCAGAGGACTGCAAAGACAGTTTGGATGACTTCCAAGAAAAGATATGGCACCTCTTGATTCTGCAATCTATTTTGGCCATTGCTGGGAATGGCTTTGCCATCTACCGCTTCGTGGTTCGGGAACGCCCCTGGCATACTGGCATCGTCTACTCCTTCAACCTGGCTGTTAGCGACCTGCTTTATGCATTCTCCTTGCTGCCCTTAGCATTTTATTATCAGCCACCCAAAGACTGGAAATATGGCTCCGTTTTCTGTGTGCTGGACCGTTTCGTCTTCTTCTGCAACCTTTACGGCAGCACCTTTTTCGTTGCCTGCATCAGCCTGAACCGCTATGTGGCCGTTGTTCACCCCTTCTTTGCCCATGGCCGAATCGAGCCCCGCCATGCCAAGCTCCTTAGTGGGGCAGTGTGGTTGCTGGTGGTGGTCATCTCAGCGCCTGTCCTCAGCTTTTCCAAACTGGAAAAGAGTAAAAATAACACCGTAACCTATTGTCTAGGAAGTGCCTCAAAACCAGAACTGCCCAGCTACTTGCCCTATAGCTGGTTCCTAGCGGCTTTTGGGTGCGGGCTGCCATTCATCCTGACCACCTTTTCCTGCGTGGCCATCACCTGCACGGTCGTCCGCAACTGTAACATCACAGCGGAGGAGAAATCCAAGGTGAAAACACTGGTTTCTGTCGTGGTGGTCCTCTACGCCCTTTTCTACTTGCCCTTTCATGTCTTACGCAACCTGAACCTTTACTCCCGCAACCACGGAAGGTGTGATGAGCTTCTCTACAACTTCTACCAGGTGACCAAGATCTTGGTCAATTTCCACATTTGCATCCATCCATTGGTCTATGCTTCCCTGACCAACTGCATGCAGGAATACTTTGGCAGATATTTTCCACGGTGCAAAGGTGTGCGAGAGAAGAGCGTGGAATGGAAAATGTACACCCAGCCCTCTTCTCTGTGCCTCCAGGACCAGAGCTGA